One Candidatus Thermoplasmatota archaeon genomic region harbors:
- a CDS encoding hydrogenase iron-sulfur subunit, giving the protein MSTDATHHAGTHSAEGEKPFEPKLLVFCCNWCSYAGADLAGVSRLQMPPYFRTIRVMCSARVDPEFVLRAFERGADGVLVAGCHPADCHYIGGNYRTRRRIALLKMLIQQFGYDPDRLRLEWVSAGEGEKFQKTIVEFTNTIKELGVSPLRGGE; this is encoded by the coding sequence ATGAGCACGGATGCCACGCACCATGCCGGCACGCACAGCGCTGAGGGCGAGAAGCCTTTCGAACCGAAGCTGCTTGTGTTCTGCTGCAACTGGTGCTCGTACGCGGGCGCGGACCTGGCTGGAGTCAGCAGGCTGCAGATGCCGCCATACTTCAGGACCATCAGGGTCATGTGCTCCGCCAGAGTGGACCCGGAATTCGTCCTGAGGGCCTTCGAGAGGGGAGCGGACGGCGTGCTCGTGGCGGGCTGCCACCCGGCGGACTGCCACTACATAGGCGGGAACTACAGGACCCGCAGGAGGATAGCCCTCCTGAAGATGCTCATCCAGCAGTTCGGGTACGACCCCGACAGGCTGAGGCTCGAGTGGGTCTCCGCAGGCGAGGGTGAGAAGTTCCAGAAGACCATCGTCGAGTTCACGAACACCATCAAGGAACTTGGTGTTTCACCTTTGAGAGGTGGTGAATGA